One genomic region from Fundulus heteroclitus isolate FHET01 unplaced genomic scaffold, MU-UCD_Fhet_4.1 scaffold_129, whole genome shotgun sequence encodes:
- the LOC118556261 gene encoding galactose-specific lectin nattectin-like, translating into MKFLSVSCFGFICLTLAHVLYLPVTGYPLTTPPGGDTSLPADYGLDWMHGTEGNNPYGFTCPEGWTMHSTQCLLFVPEKMTWEEAKKNCDSKGDGSFAAVYSDTQADEIHQEMKNAGHHDGHVWVGGSKASGDSSWSWGDYSVFDGFAKFCRGESAHHENNCLQISFDGSGSGCLDDQQCDVKLPSVCGIILY; encoded by the exons ATGAAGTTTCTGAGTGTGTCTTGCTTTGGATTTATCTGTCTGACTTTGGCCCATGTGCTCT ACCTTCCAGTCACTGGCTATCCTCTGACTACACCTCCAGGAGGTGACACCTCTTTACCTGCAG ATTACGGTTTGGACTGGATGCATGGAACTG AGGGAAATAATCCTTATGGCTTCACTTGCCCTGAAGGATGGACAATGCACAGCACTCAGTGTCTCCTTTTTGTTCCTGAAAAAATGACCTGGGAGGAGGCCAAG AAAAACTGTGACTCCAAAGGGGACGGTTCATTCGCTGCTGTGTATAGTGACACTCAAGCTGATGAGATCCATCAGGAGATGAAAAATGCCGGCCATCATGATGGACACGTGTGGGTTGGAGGCAGCAAAGCATCAGGG GATTCTTCTTGGTCCTGGGGGGATTATTCTGTCTTTGATGGCTTTGCTAAGTTCTGCCGTGGAGAATCGGCCCACCATGAGAACAACTGTTTGCAGATCAGTTTTGATG GGAGCGGCTCAGGATGTCTGGATGACCAGCAGTGTGACGTGAAGCTCCCGTCCGTCTGTGGGATCATTCTCTATTAG
- the LOC105922325 gene encoding L-amino-acid oxidase-like, translating to MMVLNAKLKSRNSIRTFAFGLLLLLLTLQQSHSSSSARLDGDWNQYLQDPDYEKLKNILENGLPKTQTPSRFVIVGAGMAGLTAAKLLEDAGHKVTILEASERVGGRVLTHRNEEEGWYVELGAMRIPSFHHILRQLIRQLNTPTTPIHLNAFNMTDGNTYYLVNGKKHRTSEVIKNPDILPYNLPSDEKHKSASALLEEALEEVKVYVERYGWHAALKKFDRFSVKQYLHERSHLSSEAIRMIGDILNENSIMDKALTEMIYLENDVSDGVTYDEVTGGTDLIPTTLFSTLKSTTTIFSAKVKKISRSEETVTVSYQPENAQSSLESIEADAVLVTSSAKATLFIDFEPPLPTPKMEAMRYVHYGSSTKVVLTFSERFWEKEGIYGGKTITDRPSRFIYYPSHGFPGNKKIGVLLASYTWAEDSRNLVGLTDEELKEVVLKDLELIHGEQVRSLCTGVLVKKWSLDPHSMGAFALFTPYQNVEYAKELFKNEGRIYFAGEHTAFPHAWIETAMKSAIRAAQAMTTEAPSPLGPNTARDEL from the exons ATGATGGTGCTGAATGCCaagctgaagtccaggaacagcatccgcacgt TTGCCTTCGgcttgttgctgctgctgctgactctGCAACAAAGtcactcttcttcttctgccagGCTAGATGGAGATTGGAATCAATATTTACAGGATCCAGACTATGAGAAACTGAAGAACATACTTGAAAACGGACtcccaaaaacacaaacaccgtCTCGTTTTGTTATTGTTGGGGCTGGCATGGCCGGACTCACTGCTGCCAAACTGCTGGAAGATGCTGGACATAAG GTCACCATATTGGAGGCGAGTGAGCGAGTTGGAGGACGCGTGTTGACCCACAGGAACGAAGAAGAGGGCTGGTATGTCGAATTAGGGGCCATGAGGATTCCATCTTTTCATCA CATTCTCCGCCAGTTAATTCGGCAGCTGAATACTCCCACAACGCCTATTCACTTGAATGCCTTCAACATGACTGACGGAAACACCTATTACCTGGTGAATGGGAAGAAGCACAGGACTTCTGAAGTAATTAAAAACCCCGACATCCTGCCTTACAATCTACCCTCTGATGAGAAGCACAAATCAGCCAGTGCTCTGCTGGAGGAGGCTTTGGAGGAG GTGAAGGTTTACGTAGAAAGATATGGGTGGCATGCAGCGCTGAAGAAGTTTGATCGCTTCTCTGTAAAg CAATATCTGCACGAAAGAAGCCATTTAAGTTCAGAGGCCATTAGGATGATCGGCGACATACTGAATGAAAACAGCATCATGGACAAGGCTCTGACTGAGATGATTTACCTCGAGAATGATGTCAGCGACGGTGTGAC ATACGATGAAGTGACTGGTGGGACGGATCTGATCCCCACAACTTTGTTCAGTACCCTTAAAAGTACCACCACCATTTTCAGCGCTAAAGTCAAGAAGATCAGCCGGTCAGAAGAAACAGTGACAGTGTCGTATCAGCCTGAAAACGCACAAAGCAGCCTCGAGAGCATCGAAGCTGATGCTGTTCTGGTCACATCCTCTGCCAAAGCAACTCTCTTTATTGATTTTGAACCTCCTCTCCCCACGCCCAAAATGGAGGCTATGAGGTATGTCCACTATGGAAGCTCCACCAAAGTTGTCCTCACCTTCAGCGAGAGATTCTGGGAGAAAGAAGGCATCTATGGAGGAAAGACCATCACAGACCGGCCCTCTCGATTCATCTACTACCCCAGTCATGGATTCCCAGGAAACAAAAAGATCGGCGTCCTCCTGGCTTCCTACACCTGGGCTGAAGACTCCCGCAACTTGGTGGGTTTGACAGATGAAGAGCTGAAAGAGGTGGTCCTGAAAGACCTGGAACTGATCCACGGCGAACAGGTCAGGTCTCTCTGCACGGGCGTGCTGGTCAAGAAGTGGAGTCTGGACCCTCACAGCATGGGCGCCTTCGCTCTCTTTACACCCTATCAGAACGTGGAGTACGCCAAAGAGCTCTTCAAGAACGAGGGCCGGATTTATTTTGCTGGTGAGCACACAGCATTCCCTCACGCTTGGATCGAGACGGCTATGAAATCTGCAATCAGGGCCGCTCAAGCCATGACAACGGAGGCACCAAGTCCTCTGGGTCCAAACACAGCCAGAGATGAGCTGTGA